One window of the Triticum dicoccoides isolate Atlit2015 ecotype Zavitan chromosome 3B, WEW_v2.0, whole genome shotgun sequence genome contains the following:
- the LOC119276287 gene encoding probable protein phosphatase 2C 7: MVPDGGVKDQEAPSSSSPPAAAIARAARPPRPVSFKTKRIAWHPLKHRRFRVGATKTMFEASSSARLVRGAREVGEATTAAAAMGPPKEDEKGHICGSWKSEDGSLYCGYSSLRGRRASMEDFYDMRSSKMDAKNIKLFGVFDGHGGSCAAEYLKEHLFENLLKHPSFITDTKTAISESYTKTDSDFLDAETNIHREDGSTASTAIFVGNHLYVANVGDSRAVISKAGKAIALSDDHKPDRSDERERIENAGGVVTFSGTWRVGGVLAMSRAFGDRLLKPFVVAEPEIQEQEIDDELEYLILASDGLWDVVSNEHAVAFVKGEVGPEAAARKLTEIAFARGSTDNITCIVVEFHRAK; the protein is encoded by the exons ATGGTGCCCGATGGCGGCGTCAAGGACCAGGAGGCCCCGAGCTCCTCGTCTCCACCCGCTGCGGCGATAGCGAGGGCGGCACGGCCGCCTAGGCCAGTGAGCTTTAAGACCAAGAGGATCGCGTGGCACCCGCTCAAGCACCGCCGGTTCCGCGTGGGGGCCACCAAGACGATGTTCGAGGCCTCATCGTCCGCTCGGCTGGTAAGGGGAGCCAGAGAGGTGGGGGAGGCtaccacggcggcggcggccatggggcCGCCCAAGGAGGACGAGAAGGGGCACATATGCGGCAGCTGGAAGAG TGAGGATGGAAGTTTGTATTGTGGATATTCTAGCTTGAGAGGGAGAAGAGCAAGTATGGAAGACTTCTACGACATGAGATCATCTAAAATGGATGCTAAAAACATAAAACTTTTTGGAGTATTTGATG GACATGGTGGTTCATGTGCCGCGGAGTATCTCAAGGAGCACTTATTTGAAAATCTCCTGAAACACCCCTCTTTCATTACTGATACAAAAACAGCAATAA GTGAGAGCTATACGAAGACTGACTCAGATTTCTTGGATGCTGAAACCAATATTCATAGAGAGGATGGGTCAACTGCATCAACAGCAATTTTTGTTGGCAACCACCTCTATGTGGCAAATGTTGGCGATTCACGGGCTGTAATATCGAAGGCGGGCAAAG CTATTGCGCTCTCTGATGATCACAAACCAGACAGAAGTGACGAGCGGGAACGGATTGAAAATGCTGGAGGAGTTGTTACATTTAGTG GAACATGGAGGGTAGGTGGTGTACTTGCCATGTCTCGGGCATTTGGAGATCGTTTGTTGAAGCCGTTTGTTGTTGCAGAGCCTGAGATTCAG GAACAAGAAATAGATGATGAATTGGAGTATCTGATTTTGGCTAGTGATGGCCTGTGGGACGTGGTGTCAAATGAG CACGCTGTTGCATTTGTGAAGGGGGAGGTGGGTCCTGAGGCTGCGGCCCGAAAGCTGACAGAGATTGCTTTTGCGCGTGGGAGCACGGACAATATAACATGCATAGTTGTAGAGTTTCACCGTGCCAAATAA
- the LOC119276289 gene encoding DEAD-box ATP-dependent RNA helicase 25-like has product MAGGDILLRTHGGLPVLARASPCSLRLRFTASGRRAPSSLAAAKVDIGDVVSQLRSGSARGAADPKRQRRVSEGVLAFPRVVTSRIRGADEEEGQGGAPQLDAEKIGGVDGSYLSETRFDQCAISELSLKGVKNAGYGRMTQVQEATLPVILQGKDVLAKAKTGTGKTVAFLLPAIEVLSKLPSSQRSQLRSSINLLVMCPTRELANQVAVEAKKLLKYHRSLGVQVVIGGTRITQEQRNMQANPCQILVATPGRLKDHLENTPGFSTRLKGVKVLVLDEADRLLDMGFRRDIEKIMAATPKDRQTLLFSATVPEEVRQISHVAMRKDYRFINTVKEGDEETHSQVSQMCMIAPLDLHFSILYDVLKKHVADDADYKVIIFCTTAMVTKLVAEVLSQLKLNIREIHSRKSQSARTKVSDEFRRSKGVILVSSDVSARGVDYPDVTLVIQVGIPAGREQYIHRIGRTGRKGKEGLGLLLLAPWESHFLTSVKDLSVSEAVTPSVDSSTQTEVKGALRRVEMKSKESAYQAWLGYYNSNKTIGGNKSRLVTLGEEFSRSMGLAAPPAIPKLILRKMGLGKVPGFRST; this is encoded by the exons atggccggcggTGATATTCTCCTCCGCACCCACGGCGGCCTCCCCGTCCTCGCCAGGGCTTCCccttgcagcctccgcctccgtttTACAGCCAGCGGCCGTCGCGCCCCttcttccctcgccgccgccaaggTCGACATCGGCGACGTCGTCAGTCAGCTCAGGTCAGGAAGCGCCCGCGGCGCGGCCGACCCGAAGAGACAGCGGAGGGTCTCGGAGGGCGTACTTGCGTTTCCCAGGGTTGTCACGAGCAGGATAAGGGGTGCCGACGAGGAGGAAGGACAAGGGGGGGCTCCGCAATTGGATGCGGAGAAGATTGGTGGCGTGGATGGCTCCTACCTCAGCGAGACACg GTTTGATCAGTGTGCTATTTCTGAATTATCACTGAAAGGCGTCAAAAATGCTGGATATGGAAGGATGACCCAGGTGCAGGAGGCAACTCTGCCAGTAATCCTTCAAG GCAAAGATGTTCTTGCAAAAGCGAAGACAGGAACAGGAAAAACCGTTGCCTTTTTG CTGCCAGCCATTGAGGTTCTCTCTAAATTACCCAGTTCTCAACGGAGTCAGTTGCGGTCGTCTATAAATTTGCTTGTGATGTGCCCTACTAGAGAGCTTGCAAACCAAGTCGCTGTTGAGGCCAAAAAGCTTCTCAAGTATCATCGCTCGCTAGGTGTTCAGGTTGTAATTGGTGGCACACGAATAACTCAAGAGCAACGTAACATGCAGGCTAACCCATGTCAG ATTCTTGTTGCTACACCTGGAAGGCTTAAGGATCATCTTGAGAATACACCTGGTTTTTCTACTCGGCTCAAAGGGGTGAAGGTTCTTGTTCTTGATGAAGCTGACCGCCTACTCGATATGGGATTCAGAAGAGATATTGAAAAAATTATGGCTGCCACTCCTAAAGACCGTCAGACACTGCTATTTTCTGCTACTGTTCCAGAAGAG GTCCGTCAAATTTCTCACGTAGCAATGAGGAAGGACTATAGGTTCATTAACACAGTTAAAGAGGGTGACGAGGAGACACATTCACAG GTTAGCCAGATGTGTATGATCGCACCACTTGATCTGCACTTCTCTATATTATATGATGTACTGAAGAAGCATGTCGCAGATGATGCGGACTACAAA GTGATTATATTCTGTACTACTGCAATGGTCACGAAACTTGTTGCTGAAGTTCTCTCCCAGCTGAAACTGAATATAAGAGAGATTCATTCCAGAAAGTCACAATCTGCAAGAACTAAGGTCTCGGATGAATTCAGAAGGTCAAAGGGCGTGATATTAGTTAGTTCTGATGTGTCTGCTCGTGGTGTTGATTATCCTGATGTCACCCTCGTCATACAG GTTGGGATTCCTGCTGGTAGAGAGCAGTATATACATAGAATTGGTAGAACAGGACGGAAAGGCAAGGAAGGGCTGGGCCTCTTACTGTTGGCTCCCTGGGAAAGTCATTTTCTTACCAGCGTGAAAGATCTGTCAGTATCAGAGGCTGTGACACCTTCAGTTGATTCAAGCACTCAGACAGAA GTGAAAGGTGCACTCAGAAGAGTAGAGATGAAGAGCAAGGAATCAGCATATCAAGCATGGTTAGGGTACTACAACTCGAACAAGACCATTGGTGGTAACAAGTCGAGACTTGTTACTCTCGGCGAAGAGTTCAGCCGGAGCATGGGGCTTGCAGCCCCACCAGCCATACCCAAGCTCATTCTTCGTAAGATGGGTCTTGGCAAAGTTCCTGGCTTTCGATCTACATAG